In a genomic window of Dyadobacter fermentans DSM 18053:
- a CDS encoding SusD/RagB family nutrient-binding outer membrane lipoprotein has protein sequence MKRIFIYAAALTMLMGANACDSGFEEVNKNPVLATSVDPIYLFSNAEFTSAIATQNYQLQIVQQINTPYTGVLEGGNHNAVSDPNSNANFNSLYLQNGPVNLLTTVISQTKDNPARSNLYNMSRIWKAYVFMVLVDTYGDVPYFEAGKAFLEGINLPKYDDQKLIYDDILKELQEGTKALDASKSIEAGDLFFKGNIAQWKKLGNSLLLRAAMRYSKIDEAKAKQYVAIAVDPANGGLQSSNADNALIAFNSTFNHPLANYFQGTERGNVYLGKAFVDFLKTTADPRLRVIAVKYETPGNPIATAGAENTTPADQEGMPYGYNESTIANAPGFPGKIGSAFKYSQINRRTLGKIDAPEFFITYSQTSLLLAEAVQRGWATGNVKELYEAGVRAHMNQMATYDVLATIPAASQDAFLTANPFVPAKALQQINEQYWVSSFLNGSEAWANFRRSGFPTLPVNTYPGKDPSVKDFIRRLVYPVRERSVNEANYLAAIARMGPDELGTPVFWDK, from the coding sequence ATGAAACGAATATTCATATACGCCGCCGCTCTTACCATGCTCATGGGCGCCAACGCCTGCGACAGCGGCTTCGAGGAAGTAAACAAAAACCCGGTGCTCGCGACGAGCGTCGATCCGATCTACCTGTTTTCGAATGCCGAATTCACTTCGGCCATTGCGACGCAGAACTACCAGTTGCAGATCGTGCAGCAGATCAACACGCCTTACACCGGTGTACTCGAAGGCGGGAACCACAATGCGGTTTCTGACCCCAATTCGAATGCGAATTTCAACTCGCTGTACCTGCAAAACGGTCCTGTGAACCTGCTGACCACGGTTATTTCCCAGACCAAAGACAATCCGGCGCGCAGTAACCTGTACAACATGTCGCGCATCTGGAAAGCCTATGTATTTATGGTTTTGGTAGATACCTATGGCGATGTGCCGTATTTCGAAGCAGGAAAGGCGTTTCTGGAAGGCATTAACCTGCCTAAATACGACGACCAGAAGCTCATTTACGACGACATCCTGAAAGAATTGCAGGAAGGCACCAAGGCGCTGGACGCCTCCAAGTCGATAGAAGCGGGTGATTTGTTTTTCAAAGGGAATATTGCGCAATGGAAAAAGCTGGGCAACTCGCTGCTGCTCCGCGCTGCCATGCGTTATTCCAAAATCGACGAGGCCAAAGCGAAGCAATATGTAGCCATCGCGGTGGACCCCGCGAACGGCGGCCTGCAAAGCTCCAATGCCGACAATGCCCTGATCGCCTTTAACAGCACGTTCAACCATCCGCTGGCCAACTATTTCCAGGGCACCGAGCGCGGTAATGTGTACCTCGGCAAAGCATTCGTGGATTTCCTGAAAACGACTGCCGACCCGCGTTTGCGCGTGATCGCGGTGAAGTATGAAACACCCGGCAACCCTATCGCGACTGCCGGCGCGGAAAATACGACCCCGGCCGACCAGGAAGGCATGCCGTACGGCTACAACGAGTCGACGATCGCCAATGCGCCGGGCTTCCCGGGTAAAATCGGTTCTGCATTCAAATATTCGCAGATCAACCGCCGCACGCTGGGTAAAATCGACGCGCCGGAGTTTTTCATCACCTATTCGCAAACCAGCCTGCTGCTCGCGGAAGCCGTACAACGCGGCTGGGCAACGGGTAACGTGAAGGAATTGTACGAAGCCGGCGTGCGTGCACACATGAACCAGATGGCGACCTACGACGTGCTTGCAACCATTCCGGCCGCCAGCCAGGACGCGTTTCTGACGGCCAACCCGTTTGTGCCTGCCAAAGCATTGCAGCAGATCAACGAGCAGTACTGGGTTTCATCCTTCCTGAACGGCTCCGAGGCCTGGGCAAACTTCCGCAGAAGCGGCTTTCCAACACTGCCCGTAAATACCTATCCCGGCAAAGACCCGTCGGTGAAAGACTTCATCAGAAGATTGGTGTACCCCGTCCGCGAACGCTCCGTGAACGAGGCCAACTACCTCGCGGCCATCGCACGCATGGGCCCCGACGAGCTGGGAACACCCGTTTTCTGGGACAAATAA
- a CDS encoding RraA family protein, translated as MLKQTLLAGAFVLGSVASHAQAISPTPDQIKAYTSAWKGERMPDGRPKVSDAILARLKNISMEEAWGVLRNKGYHNQYEGEWQLIHNDSTMTGRVVTAQYMPSRPDLQDLVKETGKKEGRVQTGGTNSWPIDVLKEGDVYVADGYGKIADGTLIGDNLGNSIYAKSKRGVIFYGSVRDVEGLSEIKGFNAWMKGQDPSYIQQMMLTNINTPIRIGRAVVLPGDIVLAKKYGTIFIPAHLVEELVLTSEVTALRDEFGHLRLREGKYTPGEVDTKWSEAIQKDFLNWVNNYPGKLPMTKKELDDYLKERNY; from the coding sequence ATGCTTAAACAAACCTTGCTTGCGGGAGCGTTTGTGCTGGGAAGCGTCGCTTCCCACGCACAGGCGATCTCCCCCACTCCTGACCAGATCAAAGCCTACACCTCGGCCTGGAAAGGCGAACGGATGCCCGACGGCCGTCCGAAGGTGTCCGACGCGATCCTGGCCCGCCTGAAAAACATTTCGATGGAAGAGGCATGGGGCGTGCTGCGCAACAAAGGCTACCACAACCAGTACGAAGGCGAATGGCAGCTCATCCACAACGACAGCACCATGACCGGCCGCGTGGTAACGGCGCAATACATGCCCTCCCGCCCCGATTTGCAGGATCTCGTGAAGGAGACCGGTAAGAAAGAAGGCCGCGTGCAAACCGGCGGCACCAACTCCTGGCCCATCGACGTGCTCAAAGAAGGCGATGTGTACGTGGCCGACGGCTACGGCAAAATCGCGGACGGCACGCTCATCGGCGACAACCTGGGCAACTCCATTTACGCCAAATCCAAGCGAGGGGTGATCTTTTACGGCTCCGTGCGCGATGTGGAAGGCCTGAGCGAGATCAAGGGCTTCAATGCCTGGATGAAAGGCCAGGACCCGTCGTACATCCAGCAAATGATGCTCACGAACATCAACACGCCGATCCGCATTGGCCGGGCGGTGGTGCTCCCGGGCGATATCGTGCTGGCCAAAAAGTACGGTACGATCTTCATTCCGGCACATCTGGTGGAAGAACTGGTGCTCACGTCGGAAGTAACCGCCCTGCGCGACGAATTCGGCCATCTGCGCCTCCGCGAAGGCAAATACACGCCCGGCGAAGTGGACACCAAATGGTCCGAAGCAATCCAGAAGGACTTTTTGAACTGGGTCAACAACTACCCCGGCAAACTGCCGATGACGAAGAAGGAGTTGGATGATTATTTGAAGGAAAGAAATTATTGA
- a CDS encoding mandelate racemase/muconate lactonizing enzyme family protein yields MKNILKQIIDSNKQVETAEKAAAAAEIANPSTKDSRRNFLRKTAVGGIALGGFMSMSTEDTIAQATSKVSRASKPSELKITDLRYCIVQNVGRTPIIRIDTNQGIYGLGEVRDGADERYALFLKSHLLGQNPCNVEQLFKSIKQFGYHGRQAGGVCGVEMALWDLCGKAYGVPCWQLLGGRYRDKVRLYADTPESNDINEFKQKIKFRTQDQGYTWLKMDISIGMLRNSEGGVVNNKFWGGGFSQWAGDYHSYANTKHPFTAIQITPKGLDEMAKVVEDVRSVIGYEIPLSSDHYGHFDLNNGIRLGKALDKYRLAWFEDMVPWEYTDQWKTISDALETPTLTGEDIYLKEGFKALIEQRAVDIVHPDLASSGGLLETKRIGDYAEDHGIAMAMHFAGTPVSFMANVHCAAATQNFLALEHHSVDVPWWESLVKTTDGRKLIDKGYAVVPLEAPGLGIELNEEEVKKHLHPKDKSFFAPTPDWNDKRSHDRLWS; encoded by the coding sequence ATGAAAAACATCTTAAAACAAATCATCGATTCAAACAAACAAGTAGAAACAGCCGAAAAAGCGGCGGCAGCAGCGGAAATCGCGAACCCATCCACCAAAGACAGCCGCCGGAACTTCCTGCGCAAAACGGCCGTGGGCGGTATTGCGTTAGGCGGTTTTATGTCGATGTCAACCGAGGATACCATTGCGCAGGCAACGTCCAAGGTGAGCCGTGCTTCGAAGCCTTCGGAATTGAAAATCACCGATTTGCGGTATTGCATCGTCCAGAATGTAGGTCGTACGCCCATTATCCGCATCGACACCAACCAGGGCATTTACGGCCTGGGCGAGGTGCGCGACGGTGCCGACGAGCGGTATGCATTGTTTTTGAAAAGCCATTTGCTGGGACAAAATCCATGCAATGTGGAGCAGCTGTTCAAATCGATCAAGCAGTTTGGCTACCACGGTCGCCAGGCTGGGGGCGTTTGCGGGGTAGAAATGGCGCTTTGGGACCTTTGCGGCAAAGCCTACGGCGTGCCCTGCTGGCAGCTGCTCGGCGGTCGCTACCGCGATAAAGTGCGTTTGTACGCGGATACGCCGGAGTCGAACGACATCAATGAGTTTAAGCAAAAAATCAAATTCCGTACGCAGGATCAGGGCTATACCTGGCTCAAAATGGATATTTCGATCGGTATGCTGCGTAATAGCGAAGGCGGTGTCGTGAACAACAAGTTCTGGGGCGGCGGCTTCTCGCAATGGGCGGGCGATTACCATTCCTATGCCAACACCAAACACCCTTTCACCGCAATCCAGATCACGCCGAAAGGCCTCGATGAAATGGCGAAAGTTGTAGAAGACGTGCGCAGCGTGATCGGCTACGAAATTCCGCTTTCTTCCGACCACTACGGCCACTTTGACCTCAACAACGGTATCCGCCTCGGAAAAGCGCTCGACAAATATCGCCTGGCGTGGTTCGAGGACATGGTGCCCTGGGAATATACCGACCAATGGAAAACCATTTCGGACGCATTGGAAACACCTACCCTCACCGGCGAGGACATTTACCTCAAAGAGGGTTTCAAGGCATTGATCGAGCAGCGCGCGGTGGACATTGTGCACCCTGACCTGGCATCGTCGGGCGGCTTGCTGGAAACGAAACGCATTGGCGACTACGCCGAGGACCACGGCATTGCGATGGCGATGCACTTCGCGGGCACGCCGGTGAGCTTCATGGCCAATGTGCATTGCGCAGCAGCCACGCAGAACTTCCTCGCATTGGAACACCATTCGGTGGACGTGCCGTGGTGGGAAAGCCTGGTGAAAACCACCGACGGCCGCAAGCTCATCGACAAGGGCTATGCCGTGGTGCCGCTGGAAGCGCCGGGCCTGGGCATCGAGCTGAACGAGGAGGAGGTGAAAAAGCACCTGCATCCGAAAGACAAATCGTTCTTCGCGCCGACGCCCGACTGGAACGATAAACGCTCGCACGACCGCCTGTGGAGCTAA
- a CDS encoding cation:proton antiporter domain-containing protein, whose product MKNIRNVLFYCITIGIFAALLYFFIRQGTFLEKAGQITQKAPNTSSWEQFTDTFGHNLTHPLATLLAQIVTIIIVARIFGWICKLIGQPTVIGEIAAGIFLGPSVLGMFYPELSAFIFPQISLSNLQFLSQVGLILFMFIIGMELDLKVLKTKAQEAIVISHASIILPFALGVGLALYMYTDFAPEGINFLSFALFTGIALSITAFPVLARIVQERGLSRTRLGMMVITCAATDDVTAWCILAAVIAIVKAGEFVSAIYTIILSAAYVLLMLQVVKPMLKRIGDHYAYREGLTKPVVALFFVVLLVSSYLTEIIGIHALFGAFMAGVIMPANQRFRNIFIEKVEDVSLVLLLPLFFVFTGLRTQIGLLNDPHLWYVTGLIIAAAVVGKFFGSAIAALFVKQSWRDSLIIGSLMNTRGLVELVVLNIGYDIGVLSPEIFTMMVIMALATTCMTGPALDLIDKFLPAPKEDLHPVHEPSRFSILIAFASPQGGRKMLRLAEKLAPRQPDEQSITALHLSPSSYLNQVNTEEYQYETFRPINEEAHALNTRFTSLFKPSQSIEHDIIETANEGEFDMLMIGIGRSVFEGTFLGKILGFTSKFVSRERLFDTITGKEKLFHADVFDERTTHIIRSVKVPVGILIEKNLEQVRHVFMPLFTPEDRRLLPFAERLTDVSGLQMTIMDPSQTVSQHVETGEALHALQTKSPENVTLLYENVLEKDFLQSQDLMVISLESWIKAVESHSVWLSNSPSVLIIRG is encoded by the coding sequence ATGAAGAACATTCGCAACGTACTCTTTTACTGCATTACCATCGGTATTTTCGCGGCCCTGCTTTACTTCTTTATCCGACAGGGCACATTCCTCGAAAAAGCCGGCCAAATCACTCAAAAAGCACCAAACACTTCTTCCTGGGAGCAATTTACTGACACCTTCGGGCACAACCTCACCCACCCGCTCGCCACGCTCCTCGCCCAAATCGTTACCATCATCATCGTGGCCCGCATCTTCGGCTGGATCTGCAAGCTTATCGGCCAGCCTACCGTTATCGGCGAAATCGCAGCAGGGATTTTTCTCGGGCCGTCGGTGCTCGGCATGTTCTACCCGGAGCTCTCGGCATTCATATTTCCGCAAATCTCGCTCAGTAACTTACAGTTTCTCAGTCAGGTAGGGCTTATTCTGTTCATGTTCATCATCGGCATGGAGCTGGATTTGAAAGTACTGAAAACGAAAGCGCAGGAAGCGATCGTGATCAGCCACGCCAGCATTATCCTCCCGTTTGCGCTGGGCGTAGGCCTCGCATTATACATGTACACCGATTTTGCCCCGGAAGGCATCAACTTCCTTTCGTTTGCTCTTTTCACCGGTATCGCATTGAGTATCACGGCATTTCCCGTTCTTGCACGCATTGTGCAGGAGCGCGGGCTCTCCCGCACGCGCCTGGGCATGATGGTGATCACCTGCGCCGCCACCGACGACGTTACCGCCTGGTGTATCCTCGCAGCGGTGATCGCGATCGTGAAAGCGGGCGAATTTGTGAGCGCTATCTACACGATCATCCTCTCCGCGGCTTATGTATTATTGATGTTGCAGGTGGTGAAACCCATGCTGAAACGCATCGGCGACCATTATGCCTACCGTGAGGGCCTCACGAAACCGGTTGTGGCGCTGTTTTTCGTCGTCCTGCTCGTATCGTCCTACCTCACCGAGATAATCGGCATTCACGCACTGTTCGGGGCGTTTATGGCGGGCGTGATCATGCCGGCCAACCAGCGTTTCCGGAATATTTTTATCGAAAAAGTGGAGGACGTTTCACTGGTACTGCTATTGCCCCTATTCTTCGTGTTCACCGGTTTAAGGACCCAGATCGGCCTGCTCAACGACCCGCATTTGTGGTACGTCACCGGGCTGATCATTGCGGCGGCGGTGGTAGGCAAGTTCTTCGGGAGCGCCATTGCGGCATTGTTTGTGAAACAATCCTGGCGCGACAGTCTCATCATCGGATCGCTCATGAACACCCGCGGCCTGGTGGAGCTGGTGGTGCTCAATATCGGCTACGACATCGGCGTACTTTCACCCGAAATCTTCACCATGATGGTGATCATGGCACTCGCAACTACCTGTATGACAGGCCCCGCGCTCGACCTGATCGACAAATTCCTGCCCGCCCCGAAGGAAGATCTGCATCCGGTACACGAGCCGTCGCGCTTTTCCATCCTCATCGCCTTCGCAAGCCCGCAGGGCGGCCGCAAAATGCTGCGCCTGGCCGAAAAGCTCGCCCCCAGGCAGCCCGATGAACAGAGCATTACCGCACTGCATTTGTCGCCGAGCAGCTACCTCAACCAGGTCAATACCGAAGAATACCAGTACGAAACCTTCCGGCCGATCAACGAAGAGGCGCATGCGCTCAACACCCGTTTCACGTCGCTTTTCAAGCCCTCCCAAAGCATTGAACACGACATCATCGAAACCGCAAACGAAGGCGAGTTCGATATGCTCATGATCGGTATCGGCAGGTCGGTATTTGAGGGTACATTTTTGGGTAAAATATTAGGTTTTACCTCCAAATTCGTCAGCCGCGAGCGGCTTTTCGATACCATTACCGGCAAGGAAAAGCTCTTCCACGCCGATGTGTTCGATGAGCGCACGACGCACATTATCCGGTCGGTAAAAGTGCCCGTGGGCATTCTGATCGAGAAGAACCTGGAACAGGTAAGGCACGTTTTCATGCCGCTTTTCACACCGGAGGATCGCCGGCTGCTGCCGTTCGCCGAGCGGCTCACCGACGTGAGCGGGTTGCAGATGACGATCATGGACCCGTCGCAAACGGTAAGCCAGCACGTCGAAACCGGCGAAGCATTGCATGCATTGCAAACAAAATCGCCCGAAAATGTGACGCTGCTTTATGAAAACGTGCTCGAAAAGGACTTTTTACAAAGCCAGGACCTGATGGTGATCTCCCTTGAAAGCTGGATCAAAGCGGTGGAATCGCACAGCGTGTGGCTTTCCAACTCTCCTTCCGTGCTGATCATACGCGGCTGA
- a CDS encoding cyclic nucleotide-binding domain-containing protein, whose amino-acid sequence MIPFLSQNRFTKSINPQTILFFFHNFFTNVGTTLVYVSANVLLLENHPEYSLPLAYIAAALAVMVSGKIYEHFEHHLLLKKLSLGTMLSALFMVVVVMGLLLVGHGVATAIAVMVGYRVIYLLINLEFWGLSALVFDVRQSKRLFSVIGSGDMPAKALGAVLTVLIHSPSVLTILLAISLVFFALAFYTQILTFRHTDIPNPHHARTRTTESDSRIIQKYFGGNKLLTSLCIGMVAIAATATWIEYHFFVNVKYKFHSQHDVIVFVGSLLTLTYVISTFVKMLFSSKTVERFGIKLTLYLLPLTTIAISLGLLVSSYFRKDEPSLLAYYCIAYLLFELVRRTIFDPVFLVLFQPLSTKTRLKGHTLAKGLFEPLGMLIAGAMLWVIYTQQWSDISLTFDLSLLFALGALVVFRKTYRHYMQELKSAISKRFIRSGEMASPAEALPIITENLQSDRKEEVLNAIDWLARNKVSLFRKHADELLESPFVQVRLKTLQTLSTLEKPELSDAFIQYIEEEPDAACQVLAVRLACANGRLNDEQTAHFLAHSDLDIVKGTIIGCWEAGKALPLIHGTLQRLFGSEQESHQLAALDCLKVTGVNSYENLLKSCIQNGSQRVRNYAIEVAATVGSPALLRDLRLVLTGTLTPSTIQALIHSGDLGIRIIEGWLQEDSTGERIRTFIKSAEKGKHEFVLQILFNLIKNIYHNKLSINTENIDSYTHIAALKVLSQYTLITDYQTLIPEFVEKELIHAGQLLNGMDASETDISWNNALEYELQLTAQRLFYLFMMQYDKEAVQSAWKGIRQASKEKRANSLELIESLLPRMLYPSLHALFENISIQKKRDALRQYMGNVEPGLSLITMILSQEERAFTTWTIALAVGRCDAAEADLVHLEKLANHSSRLVREAVSQKYAALAQRPDLKFTLRIPMKHAEPTQQISEMERVIVLKNTQLFAQTPENVLSSIAPIMKEITYTDGQEIFAKGDLGDSMYIIYTGQVGIYDGPKQLALFDKGEIFGELSLLDTEPRSATTVAETDSLVFRIDQEDFFELMEERDEILRNVLRILCQRIRVQNEKMRQL is encoded by the coding sequence ATGATCCCATTTCTAAGCCAAAACCGCTTCACGAAGTCCATTAACCCGCAAACGATCCTTTTTTTCTTTCATAACTTCTTCACGAATGTCGGTACCACGCTGGTGTACGTCTCCGCCAATGTACTGCTCCTCGAAAACCACCCTGAATACTCGCTCCCGCTTGCCTACATCGCCGCCGCGCTGGCCGTGATGGTTTCGGGCAAGATTTACGAGCATTTCGAACATCACCTTTTATTGAAAAAGCTGAGCCTCGGGACGATGCTTTCGGCGTTGTTCATGGTAGTGGTGGTCATGGGCCTGCTGCTGGTGGGCCACGGCGTGGCTACGGCCATTGCCGTGATGGTGGGTTACCGCGTCATCTACCTGCTCATCAACCTGGAATTCTGGGGGTTATCTGCATTGGTTTTTGATGTACGCCAAAGCAAAAGGCTGTTCAGCGTGATCGGCTCGGGCGATATGCCTGCCAAAGCGCTGGGTGCTGTGCTCACGGTGCTGATCCATTCGCCGTCGGTGCTGACTATTTTGCTGGCTATCTCGCTGGTCTTCTTTGCATTGGCATTCTACACACAAATCCTCACCTTCCGCCATACCGACATTCCCAACCCGCACCACGCCCGCACGCGGACAACGGAATCGGATTCGCGCATTATTCAGAAATATTTCGGCGGCAATAAGCTGCTCACGTCGCTTTGCATTGGAATGGTGGCCATTGCCGCGACGGCGACGTGGATCGAGTACCATTTCTTTGTGAATGTCAAATACAAATTCCATAGTCAGCACGATGTGATCGTATTCGTGGGTTCGCTGCTCACGCTCACCTATGTGATTTCGACGTTTGTTAAAATGCTGTTTTCGAGCAAAACTGTGGAGCGGTTCGGCATTAAACTTACCTTATACCTGCTGCCGCTCACGACGATCGCGATCTCGCTCGGCTTGCTGGTATCGTCGTATTTCCGGAAAGACGAGCCTTCGCTGCTGGCCTATTACTGCATTGCCTATTTGCTTTTCGAGCTCGTGAGAAGGACCATTTTCGACCCGGTTTTCCTAGTGTTGTTCCAACCGCTTTCCACCAAAACGCGTTTAAAGGGCCACACGCTGGCGAAAGGACTTTTTGAGCCGCTGGGTATGCTCATTGCCGGCGCGATGCTCTGGGTCATTTACACGCAGCAATGGAGCGACATTAGCCTCACATTCGACCTATCCCTGCTTTTTGCGCTCGGCGCATTGGTTGTATTCCGCAAAACCTACCGCCATTATATGCAGGAGCTCAAATCGGCGATCAGCAAGCGATTCATCCGCAGCGGCGAAATGGCATCCCCTGCCGAAGCATTGCCGATCATCACCGAAAACCTCCAAAGCGACCGCAAGGAAGAAGTGCTGAATGCGATCGACTGGCTCGCGCGGAACAAAGTTTCGCTCTTCCGTAAGCACGCCGACGAGCTGCTGGAAAGCCCGTTCGTGCAGGTAAGGTTAAAGACGTTGCAGACGCTCTCGACCCTCGAAAAGCCCGAGCTTTCGGATGCATTCATCCAGTACATCGAGGAAGAACCCGACGCGGCCTGCCAGGTACTCGCCGTGCGCCTGGCCTGTGCGAACGGACGCCTGAACGACGAGCAAACGGCCCATTTCCTGGCCCACAGCGACCTCGACATTGTGAAAGGCACGATCATCGGCTGCTGGGAAGCCGGGAAAGCATTGCCGCTGATCCACGGTACTTTGCAACGCCTTTTCGGCTCCGAGCAGGAAAGCCACCAGCTCGCCGCGCTCGACTGCCTGAAAGTAACGGGTGTCAATTCCTACGAAAATCTGCTCAAAAGCTGCATTCAAAACGGCTCGCAGCGTGTACGCAACTACGCCATCGAAGTAGCCGCCACGGTGGGTTCCCCTGCCCTGCTGCGCGACCTGCGCCTGGTCCTCACCGGCACATTAACCCCCTCGACGATCCAGGCGCTCATCCATTCAGGCGACCTCGGCATCCGCATTATCGAGGGTTGGTTACAGGAAGATTCCACCGGCGAGCGCATCCGAACATTCATTAAAAGTGCTGAAAAGGGCAAACATGAATTTGTATTGCAAATACTTTTTAACCTTATTAAAAATATCTACCATAATAAACTATCAATTAATACAGAAAATATTGATAGTTACACCCATATTGCGGCGCTAAAGGTGCTGAGTCAATACACATTAATAACTGACTATCAAACGCTTATTCCCGAGTTTGTGGAAAAAGAGCTTATCCATGCAGGCCAGTTGCTCAACGGAATGGACGCCAGCGAAACCGATATCAGCTGGAACAATGCATTGGAATATGAGCTGCAACTGACGGCGCAACGGCTGTTTTACCTGTTCATGATGCAGTATGACAAGGAAGCTGTGCAGAGCGCGTGGAAGGGAATCCGGCAGGCGAGCAAGGAGAAACGGGCCAATTCCCTCGAACTGATCGAAAGCCTTTTGCCGCGGATGCTGTACCCGTCGCTGCATGCATTGTTTGAAAACATCTCCATTCAGAAAAAGCGCGACGCGCTGCGCCAGTACATGGGCAATGTGGAACCGGGGCTCTCGCTGATCACGATGATCCTTTCCCAGGAAGAACGGGCATTCACGACGTGGACCATCGCGCTCGCCGTGGGCAGATGCGACGCGGCCGAGGCCGACCTCGTGCATCTCGAGAAACTGGCGAACCACTCGTCCCGCCTGGTTCGTGAGGCAGTATCTCAAAAATATGCAGCCCTGGCCCAGCGGCCCGATCTTAAATTTACGCTTCGAATCCCTATGAAACACGCCGAACCTACCCAGCAGATTTCCGAAATGGAAAGGGTGATTGTCCTTAAAAACACCCAGCTTTTCGCACAGACGCCCGAGAACGTGCTCAGCTCCATCGCCCCGATTATGAAGGAAATTACGTACACCGACGGGCAGGAAATATTTGCAAAAGGCGACCTCGGCGACTCGATGTACATCATTTACACCGGCCAGGTAGGCATTTACGACGGCCCGAAACAGCTTGCATTATTCGACAAGGGCGAGATTTTCGGGGAGCTCTCATTGCTCGATACCGAGCCGCGTTCCGCCACGACCGTCGCCGAAACCGACTCGCTTGTGTTCCGCATCGACCAGGAAGATTTCTTTGAACTGATGGAAGAACGCGACGAAATCCTGCGCAATGTGCTCCGCATTCTGTGCCAGCGCATCCGCGTGCAGAATGAGAAAATGCGCCAGCTATAA
- a CDS encoding HD domain-containing protein encodes MRIEKAEQYVLGQLESRLDRTLFYHGIHHTLDVVAASAEIAALEGITDSESLALLRTAALYHDSGFLTAYQGHEEAGCALAREVLADFGYNARQIETICGMIMATKIPQSPQNTLEKIICDADLDYLGRADFEAIAATLFEELKVRDMVEDIPAWDAVQVKFLEAHSYWTASQQKRRDAAKQRHLQHLKNSPRAL; translated from the coding sequence ATGCGAATCGAAAAGGCTGAACAATATGTGCTCGGGCAGCTCGAAAGCCGGCTGGACCGCACGCTTTTTTACCACGGCATCCATCACACGCTCGATGTCGTAGCGGCATCGGCGGAAATCGCGGCGTTGGAAGGGATAACCGACAGTGAATCGCTCGCATTGCTGCGTACGGCTGCATTGTACCACGATAGCGGCTTTCTGACCGCCTACCAGGGCCACGAGGAGGCCGGATGCGCGCTTGCACGCGAGGTGCTGGCGGATTTTGGCTACAATGCCAGGCAAATTGAAACCATCTGCGGGATGATTATGGCTACAAAAATCCCGCAAAGCCCCCAAAACACGCTGGAAAAGATCATTTGCGACGCCGACCTGGATTACCTCGGGCGTGCCGATTTTGAAGCCATTGCCGCCACTTTATTTGAGGAATTGAAAGTGCGGGATATGGTGGAGGACATTCCTGCGTGGGACGCGGTGCAGGTGAAGTTCCTGGAAGCGCATTCCTACTGGACGGCTTCGCAGCAAAAGCGCCGGGATGCCGCTAAGCAGCGACATCTCCAACACCTCAAAAACAGCCCCAGGGCCTTATAG